The window TATCACCGTATCAAgtgatatgaaattatgacaaatatgtATACCAatcgagaaattttttttttaaaaaaacttgatCAGTAATAATAAcatatgataatttttttttaaatatagatatgatttaataaaaaataaaatttaatgacATAACAAAATGGGTTAATAACTTTAAACTCCCTTATATTTTATAGCAGGTTGCATTTTACCCCCTCTATTTAAAAAACTACACTTAACCCCCCTTTGGCATaagtaaaaaagagaaaaaaaaagaaaatgatcAAAATAACCCTAATCTAAATCAGACTTTAGAAGaaactgaaaaataaaaataaaaataatcccgTAAAATCATTGAAAGCTTAACCTTAACCCAACTTGATTTATATATAGACACAAAATCTCActtgtttttagaaaaaatatcctCACAAAATTCACACATGCACCGACATAAATAACAGAAAAATAGCAACTCTGAAAGGGATAATCAGTCAAAAATTCATTCCACCAAACAAAATTACTATGATTTTTTAATGAATTATCAAAGGgtctttattttgatttttaatgataaattttattctatctttatttaattttgattcatcaatttaGAATTCTAACTTTTTTTTATTTGGTGGAATGAGTTTTTGGTTGATTATCCCTTTCAGAGTtgttatttttctattatttatgcTGGTGCATGTGTGATGCGTGAATTTTGTGAGGATATTTTTTCTAGGAACAAGTGAGATTTTGGGCCTATATATAAATCAGGTTGGGTTAAGGTTAAACTTTcaactaaattatttttatttttatttttcattttcttctaaaGTTTGATTTAGGTTAGGGTTATTTTGatcatttatttttttctcttttttacttATGTCAAAGAAAGGTTAAGTGTAGTTTTTTAAATAGAGGGAGataaaatataatttacaatAAAACAAAGGAGGTTTAAAATTATTAACCCTAACAAATTAAATTCGTATAATCTATCATATAGAAAGCTTTAATTATTATTGATATAATATTTTCTCATACTTTAGCATGATATTTTGTTCACCTGATCATGATATCCTCTTGTATGAGGACgaaggacaaaaaaaaaaaaaaaaaaaaaaaaaaaaaaccaacttACTTCGCCATAATTACTTTGCTTCTTGCATCGTACGTTCTGAATGGCTGCAGTTGCCTGATGCAGATGGAAACGCTGGAAAAGCAATTCCGTACGTCTTCGACGCGACAGCGGTGGGGCACCCGAGGATTGTGGATCGAAAGGCACGATATGGAGATCATGCAAAAGTTGGAACAAACGGGTGAATGCAGAACTTTGATTGATAATTTCGATTACAGTATCTAATTCCTAGCCTCTCTTGGTTGTCGGCAGTAAGTACATCAGGAAAGAGAATATGAATCCTCGTTCCAAAATGAGATGATTGGAATCTCTAGGTTTCCTAAATCACATGTGGAGCGATGATCTAACGCCAACACTCAAGGAACAGAATCAGTCCTGCAATCTTTCATTAAGATAGAGTTACTGTTGTGAAGGAGACAGACCGAATGTATACGTGTCTGCCTTCTAAAATCCTAAAGTTGCGTGGACCTCATCGCCGCAGCCGCTCAGAAACTTGCCTTGCCCTCTCCAAACTCGACACGCAGTCGCCGAagccttttttttctcatttggcGGGCTTCCCCTCCTCATCCTTTAAGCGAAAATTAAAAGAACGTCACGTCGTAACTTTACGAATCGCTACCTcttgtaaaaaatattaaatagacGTCCTGCCAATTCTATTTATTTTCTCAatcgaattttaaaatttagaatttcagATATGATATATATAGATAGTTAGAAGTCTTGTGTCATGAAAGTTATAAACTATGTATTATGTTTAATCAAGGatgaaaatttaataatattatactttcaaattataaaattaatcgaGAGGATTCATTGAACATactaaaattaatattatttgattATGATCTATTATTATAACTATCTGTTAGTTATTTAAATAATATCATTCTGATATATTAATTTTGGACCTGaaaaaaaagtatttaaaaaatctACTGGATGTAAAATCAATTGCTACTGTAATATATTGTTTTTGATAGATTAAGAAGGAAAGACCCGTGATTATGGTGCAGCGattttatatttaaggtttaattTTGACTGTAAGATCTTTTTTCTAATAGAACGACAAATAATATTGGCCACTTTAAATTTAAACTGTAGCTATGAATGATTttagaataaaaattaatttaggcattaaattttaaaataaagaatttaGAATGTTTAAAAGATAAAAAGATATTTTAGATGGGGGATATAGCatcatttttgatatttttatgaaaaaaaaactcatttgatGATTTAAAATTGGGTTTTGCCTATTTCATTTCTTTGTGTCTAgtcaagagagagagagagagaagatggGAAGAGGGAGGATTGAAGTGCGGAGGATAGAGAACAATGTCAACAGGCAGGTGACGTTCTCCAAGAGGAAGACCGGCCTGCTCAAGAAGGCCTACGAGCTCTCGGTTCTCTGCGACGTGGAGCTCGGACTCATCATCTTCTCCGGTCGCGGCAAGCTCTTCCACTTCTCTACCGCCTCCAGGtttagtgtgtgtgtgtgtgtgttttttttttcaattttatttaacttTTCATCTATAGTCCTCTAATCTTTCAGCATCTCTATTCTTCTTCCACTGTAGTTTGTTCGTGATGGCGATAAATAGGGTTCGAGCTGTTCATGATCAGATACATAACACAAGAAACCTAATTAGAAAATCACAAGATCTTCATAAAAAACTTTCTTTGTGATGGGACGCTTTTGCCCTAGTTTAAGATCGTAAACACTTGTTTGTTGCTAACATCTACAGTTGTAAAAACAGAGTTGTTAGCTACCGGATGAGCTGCAGTTCTCTGATTCAATTGCGGAACTAATAGTCATTAGTCACATATCTGATTCCAGTAGTCAAACTGTATGCTTATCAAGATAAGATATCGATCCAATTATTGAATTCATTAGTCACATCCATCTAATCCAGATCCACTGTTTAAACTAcaaattctaacttgaaaaaATGCATTCCTTCTATCACAATCACAATTTGGTGACAATTGATTGAAACCAAATACTTAGCCATATCTCAAAATAACTAATTAATATCCTATATATAATAACATAAATGAACCCGATAGAAAAGCCATAAAATAATTAAACTATTAAATAAACTAAACCACATACTGCAGTTATCACAATTAAATAACTCCatttgtaattttataatttttagaaaaaccTGAGCTATTTTCACTGAAAGCTTCACTATTATTTTCTTAGGTTAATCTCTGTTTGCTCTGTTGTATGATATATTGTTTACCACTGATCTTTTTCCAATTGAACCAGTTTGCTTAACATAATTGAGCAGTACAGAAGGTGTAGCCATAACAATATTCCAACAGAATCCTGGGACTCATCAAATAATGAGACACAGGTGAATTAATGAACTACACTCCCTCTTCTgtttaactaattaattatgCTTTTGCATCGCCATTAAGTTCATGTATTCCTTGTATTAATCTCTCTTAATTTGTCTATCTGCATTGAAAAAAACAGAATAATTACCTTGAATTCTTGAGGCTGAAAACACGAATTGACTTTCTTCAACGTTCTCAAAGgtattaatttatttgattttaatttagtttagctTCATGAATTTGTCTCTTTCTAGTTTATATATATTTCTGTATTGTATTCATATTGCTGGAGAAGTGATTAATTATATATTAAGATAATCTGCTATTGCAGGAACCTGCTTGGTGAAGATCTACAGTCCCTAAACATTAAAGAGCTCGATCAGCTTGAGAATCAAATTGAAGTATCATTAAGCCATATCAGATCAACAAAGGTAGGTGAAATTTTAGAGGAATATTTATGCGAAGAGAAGTTTCTTTATATTTATGGAGTTGTTCACTCTTTAATTGATGCAATTATTGGTTATATTTGGAGCATTACATGAAAACCTTCTTGATCTTTTGTTCTTGCTCCAAAtaaccaaaagaagaagaaaatacacTCAAGATGTTGATCGGTAAGTTGACCCACAGATAACTCACAATTGTTGAAATGAGAATGATGTTGAGGAGGCTTCATGCAGGATCAAGATTGAAGGTGTGCTATATCACGAGACTTTTAGAGGAAGATAATATGAGATGAAAAGAATCTATGGATTGATGATGAATATGCTTGT is drawn from Zingiber officinale cultivar Zhangliang chromosome 1B, Zo_v1.1, whole genome shotgun sequence and contains these coding sequences:
- the LOC121979127 gene encoding truncated transcription factor CAULIFLOWER A-like isoform X4 encodes the protein MGRGRIEVRRIENNVNRQVTFSKRKTGLLKKAYELSVLCDVELGLIIFSGRGKLFHFSTASSLLNIIEQYRRCSHNNIPTESWDSSNNETQNNYLEFLRLKTRIDFLQRSQRNLLGEDLQSLNIKELDQLENQIEVSLSHIRSTKSQVITNEISDLKCKENKLQEFNTTLRKKLQEIVADDFLHSSMQEGDNSNIKSGRSEFHPLECDPSVQIGSNPSVDLLSGEMAFMAEDVDEFVRQWM